A single genomic interval of Stieleria maiorica harbors:
- a CDS encoding type VI secretion system accessory protein TagJ → MLAEEYLRDGKLDEAFAELKKAIQKDPSDAKYRVFLFQMLTVLGKWESAQTQLEIAGDLDPGNLAMVQAYREAIRCEATRARVFAGETSPLIFGEPDRWLALMIEALKLSATQKYQQAEDLRSEAFDQAPATSGTLEITGDQRHEFEWIADADPRMGPVLEALLNGQYYWIPFHRIAQIDFEAPADLRDFVWTPVHFTWANGGDAVGMIPTRYPGSEAVEDSQIRLSRKTDWQSLGDAAAEISVGIGQRMLATDVDEYALLDVRKITLNVEAEAGPEDSEATDQSGGDQ, encoded by the coding sequence ATGCTCGCCGAAGAGTACCTCCGCGATGGTAAACTGGATGAGGCCTTCGCCGAGTTGAAGAAGGCGATTCAAAAAGACCCCTCGGACGCAAAGTATCGGGTCTTTCTGTTCCAAATGCTGACCGTTCTGGGCAAATGGGAGAGTGCTCAGACCCAATTGGAAATCGCCGGCGACCTCGACCCGGGCAATCTGGCCATGGTCCAGGCCTATCGCGAAGCCATCCGATGCGAAGCAACGCGGGCACGAGTCTTCGCCGGCGAAACCTCGCCGCTGATTTTCGGCGAACCCGATCGTTGGCTCGCGCTGATGATCGAAGCACTCAAGCTTTCCGCCACGCAGAAATACCAACAAGCCGAAGATCTGCGTTCGGAGGCCTTCGACCAGGCACCCGCCACGTCCGGAACACTCGAAATCACTGGCGATCAGCGGCACGAATTCGAATGGATCGCCGATGCCGATCCCAGGATGGGACCGGTGCTCGAAGCCCTGCTGAATGGCCAGTATTACTGGATCCCCTTTCACCGAATCGCCCAAATCGATTTCGAAGCCCCCGCCGATCTGCGCGACTTTGTCTGGACTCCCGTGCATTTCACCTGGGCCAACGGCGGTGATGCGGTCGGCATGATTCCGACGCGCTATCCCGGGTCCGAGGCCGTGGAGGATTCCCAGATTCGGCTGTCCCGCAAGACCGATTGGCAGTCGCTCGGTGATGCGGCAGCAGAGATTTCGGTCGGGATCGGCCAGCGAATGTTGGCCACCGACGTCGACGAGTACGCGTTGCTTGACGTGCGTAAGATTACTTTGAACGTCGAAGCGGAGGCCGGGCCGGAGGATTCCGAAGCGACCGACCAATCCGGTGGTGATCAGTAA
- a CDS encoding DotU family type IV/VI secretion system protein, with translation MTPRFADAIDPILIHAFSLMERIDAGAEIAPAEEKRTLEGLLQQADHRLAGHTQDWDLAKYALATWIDEMLVDAHIWSGQHWWRDNVLEWTLFNSRRCNDLYYVNATTALNSGSDDALQLIYVCVMLGFRGLYRDPKLNRMLIDKYGLATDLPSWAAEYGNAVSQARQRWNDSTAGQECERNLVPAVPHWTRARLVWPWLLTILLAGLLALSFFHT, from the coding sequence ATGACGCCCAGATTTGCCGACGCCATCGATCCGATTCTGATTCACGCGTTTTCTCTGATGGAGCGAATCGATGCGGGAGCGGAAATCGCTCCGGCGGAGGAGAAACGGACGCTGGAAGGGTTATTGCAACAAGCCGACCACCGGCTTGCCGGACACACCCAGGATTGGGATTTGGCCAAGTACGCGCTGGCCACGTGGATCGACGAAATGCTGGTCGATGCGCACATCTGGTCCGGACAACACTGGTGGCGCGACAACGTGTTGGAATGGACGTTGTTCAATTCCAGACGCTGTAACGACTTGTATTACGTCAACGCGACGACGGCACTGAATTCCGGTTCCGATGACGCACTGCAACTGATTTATGTTTGCGTGATGCTGGGTTTTCGAGGCCTGTATCGCGATCCAAAATTGAATCGGATGCTGATCGACAAATACGGATTGGCGACGGACCTGCCGTCCTGGGCCGCCGAATACGGCAATGCCGTCTCTCAGGCGCGACAACGTTGGAACGATTCCACCGCTGGCCAAGAGTGCGAACGAAACCTGGTGCCTGCGGTTCCGCACTGGACCCGCGCCCGACTCGTTTGGCCGTGGCTGCTGACCATCCTACTGGCCGGACTGCTTGCCCTTTCCTTCTTCCACACCTGA
- the tssK gene encoding type VI secretion system baseplate subunit TssK, with amino-acid sequence MKNPRVHWYQGLFVRPHHLQAADRHWLELSHTSESWDHPYGYGLHAFQYSKDALASGHFRVEELDARLRDGTLIRLDAGQELEVDLKAAFDAQPAGESETSLMIYVGVPKLNLGGENVTSDATNGFARFTRTQSTVPDENGQDSGQPIEFRRLNLKLIVGSDTAGYEVLPIARVRSASEREVQPVIDENYIPPILATHSWHYLRRHYIQGIRDVLSGNMDTLSEPVRQLSVGRHSLEPADSGRVSMLDRLNEAYSTLDVMGPALGVHPFDAYMELARILGRLSIFGPERRAIEVEPYDHDNLGFIFADIREKILGILYATQFDEYLRANFEGHGSMMQARLGPEWFDPDWEWYLGVERGGASESNLRELLERSPEWYWVFASADQVENFFHVRQNGLGREIVSTTIPDLPSRQYWTYYKVSQDEYDSPAWPEIRRTQTVAMRVRNYDELTGARHLDVVTPDGNRARLRFALFAIRT; translated from the coding sequence ATGAAGAATCCACGCGTGCATTGGTACCAAGGGCTGTTCGTACGGCCACACCATCTCCAGGCAGCCGATCGACATTGGTTGGAACTGTCGCACACGTCCGAAAGCTGGGATCATCCCTATGGATATGGTCTGCACGCCTTCCAATACAGTAAAGACGCGTTGGCGAGCGGGCATTTCCGGGTCGAAGAACTGGACGCCCGCCTCCGCGATGGAACGTTGATTCGCTTGGATGCCGGCCAGGAGCTTGAGGTCGATCTGAAAGCGGCCTTCGACGCCCAGCCGGCCGGCGAGTCGGAAACCTCGCTGATGATCTACGTCGGCGTGCCCAAATTGAACCTGGGCGGTGAAAACGTCACGAGCGATGCGACCAACGGATTCGCGCGTTTCACACGCACCCAATCGACGGTTCCCGATGAAAACGGGCAAGACAGTGGGCAACCGATCGAATTCCGCCGGCTGAACTTGAAACTGATCGTGGGCAGCGACACCGCCGGATACGAAGTGTTGCCGATCGCCCGCGTCCGCAGCGCCAGCGAACGCGAAGTCCAACCGGTGATCGACGAGAACTACATCCCACCGATCCTGGCGACCCACTCCTGGCACTACCTGCGTCGACATTACATCCAAGGGATCCGCGACGTGCTGAGCGGAAACATGGACACGCTTAGCGAACCGGTGCGTCAGTTAAGTGTCGGTCGACACAGTCTGGAACCGGCCGACTCGGGACGCGTTTCGATGCTGGACCGTTTGAACGAAGCCTACAGCACATTGGACGTGATGGGTCCCGCGTTGGGCGTGCACCCGTTCGACGCCTACATGGAACTGGCTCGAATCCTGGGCCGTCTGTCAATCTTCGGCCCCGAACGTCGTGCGATCGAAGTCGAACCGTACGACCACGACAACTTGGGCTTCATCTTCGCCGATATCCGCGAAAAGATCCTGGGCATCCTGTACGCCACCCAGTTCGACGAATACCTGCGCGCCAATTTCGAAGGCCACGGATCGATGATGCAGGCTCGGTTGGGACCGGAATGGTTCGACCCGGACTGGGAGTGGTACCTGGGAGTCGAACGCGGCGGGGCGAGCGAATCGAATTTGCGCGAGCTGTTGGAACGATCACCGGAATGGTACTGGGTGTTCGCCAGCGCCGATCAGGTCGAGAATTTTTTCCACGTCCGCCAGAACGGCCTGGGCCGCGAGATCGTGTCGACAACGATCCCCGACCTGCCGTCGCGTCAGTACTGGACGTATTACAAGGTTTCGCAAGACGAGTACGACTCGCCCGCATGGCCGGAGATTCGCCGCACGCAAACCGTTGCGATGCGAGTGCGAAACTATGACGAACTGACCGGTGCAAGGCATTTGGATGTCGTGACCCCGGACGGCAATCGCGCCCGACTCCGATTCGCCCTATTCGCCATCCGCACGTAA
- the tssC gene encoding type VI secretion system contractile sheath large subunit yields MSTDEAASGQQAEGATLEMSEFSSLLQKEFRPKSDQAKEAVETAVQTLAEHALSQTALISDDVLASVEAIIAQIDSKLSEQINLILHHQDFQKLEGAWRGLHHLVNNTETDELLKIRVMNISKKELHKTLKKFKGTAWDQSPIFKKMYEEEYGQFGGEPYGCLVGDYHFDHSPPDVELLGEIAQVSAACHAPFIAGVDPAVMQMDSWQELTNPRDLTKIFQTPEYAAWRSLRESEDSKYIGLAMPRFLSRLPYGAASDPVDEFAFEEDTDAANSENYCWANAAYAMATNITRSFKMYGWCSRIRGIESGGAVEGLPCHTFPTDDGGVDMKCPTEIAISDRREAELAKNGFMPLIHKKNSDFAAFIGAQSLHQPAEYDDPDATANANLGARLPYLFATCRFAHYLKCIVRDKVGSFKERKDMQIWLQDWINQYVDGSPGTSDEETKARKPLAAAEVVVEEVEGNPGYYTSKFFLRPHYQLEGLSVSLRLVSKLPSGKGGG; encoded by the coding sequence ATGAGTACTGACGAAGCCGCATCCGGACAGCAGGCCGAGGGCGCGACCCTCGAAATGAGTGAGTTCTCTTCGCTGTTGCAGAAAGAATTCCGCCCCAAATCCGATCAAGCCAAAGAGGCGGTGGAAACCGCCGTCCAGACGCTTGCCGAACATGCCCTCTCGCAAACCGCACTGATCTCTGACGACGTGCTGGCGTCGGTCGAAGCGATCATCGCCCAGATCGATTCCAAGCTCAGCGAGCAGATCAATCTGATCCTGCACCACCAAGACTTCCAAAAGCTGGAAGGTGCCTGGCGGGGATTGCATCACCTGGTCAACAACACCGAGACCGACGAGTTGTTGAAGATCCGGGTGATGAACATCTCCAAGAAAGAGCTTCACAAGACGCTCAAAAAGTTCAAAGGCACCGCCTGGGACCAAAGCCCCATCTTCAAAAAGATGTACGAAGAGGAGTACGGTCAGTTCGGTGGCGAGCCCTATGGTTGTCTGGTCGGCGATTACCACTTCGACCACAGCCCGCCGGACGTGGAACTGCTCGGCGAGATCGCGCAAGTCTCCGCTGCCTGTCACGCACCGTTTATCGCCGGAGTCGATCCGGCGGTGATGCAGATGGACAGTTGGCAAGAGTTGACCAACCCACGCGATTTGACCAAGATCTTTCAAACGCCCGAGTATGCGGCGTGGCGATCGCTCCGTGAGTCGGAAGATTCCAAGTACATCGGTTTGGCGATGCCGCGTTTCTTGTCCCGTCTGCCCTACGGAGCGGCGTCGGACCCCGTCGACGAATTCGCGTTCGAAGAAGACACCGATGCGGCCAACAGCGAGAATTATTGCTGGGCCAATGCCGCCTACGCGATGGCGACCAACATCACGCGATCGTTTAAAATGTACGGTTGGTGCTCACGGATCCGCGGTATCGAATCCGGCGGTGCCGTCGAAGGGTTGCCCTGTCACACGTTCCCGACCGACGACGGCGGCGTGGACATGAAATGCCCGACGGAAATTGCGATCAGCGATCGTCGCGAAGCGGAGTTGGCGAAAAATGGTTTCATGCCATTGATCCACAAAAAGAATTCCGACTTTGCCGCGTTCATCGGCGCCCAATCGTTGCATCAGCCGGCGGAATATGATGATCCCGATGCGACCGCCAACGCCAATTTGGGCGCACGTCTGCCCTACCTGTTTGCGACCTGCCGTTTCGCTCACTACCTGAAGTGCATCGTGCGTGACAAGGTCGGCAGCTTTAAAGAACGAAAGGACATGCAGATCTGGTTGCAAGACTGGATCAACCAATATGTCGATGGCAGTCCGGGCACCTCGGACGAGGAAACCAAAGCTCGCAAACCATTGGCCGCCGCCGAAGTCGTGGTCGAAGAGGTCGAGGGCAATCCCGGTTACTACACCTCCAAATTCTTCTTGCGTCCGCATTACCAATTGGAAGGTCTTTCGGTATCTTTGCGGCTCGTCTCGAAATTACCATCAGGCAAAGGGGGGGGCTGA
- a CDS encoding type VI secretion protein IcmF/TssM N-terminal domain-containing protein produces the protein MSNEPSPEKKLPLHRRFLPTTLAGKSATVTALALVVILIVVWIFRLFGSQSVRLIHAVSPLHIAIEFALVILIPLVLYWGIRRWNQVIEGEFPDIDRAWEAGIDALRAKGVSPSDYPIFLILGSAGNETEQGLMEALDTELSVHGVPDASGVSHALQWYMSSDAIYLFCPGASSLSALMGRWSPSSMNVAPGRIARRGISGAAGGASSAGSSPPSAVPGAATGLNGIQKIERATPGTAPAPAGASKPTPLKKESAMRPAPQSTPPGPQPSQPQPYLGTIGQHALDSSPQSGPPRETAAMPRASAFDVPAPRPQPRSETPRAESPRPQSTPPASGGAAGDALRPAPRYEGTISFDQYPPSQPSAPAQPTGSPTRAATADTTQATTTQPRSLGRPSQASDSTPQRNDDVKASTGPARPTQPLTSSAAPLALPGGGGHKKIALPASLDTSDQIPRLRYVCKLLKRARRPMCGINGAVTLIPFELSRVGPLQLSAIAQSARNDVETIQQTLGVRSPVTAVLVGLEQDKGFTELVRRLQSGLLSRRLGGRFDLRSRPTPDELNTHSDRLCDAFEDWVYRLFSREDGLAQQRGNRKLYALTCKIRHELKPRLRIVLGQAFGCESSEQDLDGDNDDSFFFSGCYFAASGALTGQPAFVRGVFKDKLVDEQSKVQWTPASRRKQHLLTTFTILGWIIALLLTALLVVQNFVVD, from the coding sequence ATGTCCAACGAACCGTCGCCCGAAAAAAAGCTCCCGCTGCACCGTCGTTTTTTGCCCACGACGCTGGCCGGAAAATCGGCGACGGTGACGGCACTGGCGCTGGTCGTCATCCTGATCGTCGTTTGGATCTTTCGCCTATTCGGGTCCCAGAGCGTTCGTTTGATCCATGCGGTGTCGCCGCTCCACATCGCGATCGAATTCGCACTGGTGATCCTGATCCCACTGGTGCTCTACTGGGGCATCCGACGCTGGAACCAAGTGATCGAAGGCGAGTTTCCGGATATCGACCGGGCCTGGGAAGCCGGGATCGACGCGCTTCGGGCCAAGGGCGTTTCTCCGTCGGACTACCCAATCTTCTTGATCCTCGGATCGGCCGGCAATGAAACCGAACAGGGGTTGATGGAAGCCCTGGACACCGAATTGTCGGTGCACGGCGTTCCCGACGCCTCGGGTGTCAGCCATGCGTTGCAGTGGTACATGAGCAGCGACGCGATCTATTTGTTCTGTCCCGGTGCCAGTTCGTTGAGCGCGCTGATGGGGCGTTGGTCGCCATCATCAATGAACGTCGCGCCTGGCCGCATCGCGCGCCGCGGAATCAGCGGGGCAGCCGGCGGGGCGAGTTCTGCGGGCAGCAGCCCTCCCTCCGCAGTGCCTGGTGCGGCAACCGGTCTGAACGGGATTCAAAAGATCGAACGCGCCACCCCAGGGACAGCTCCCGCACCGGCGGGCGCGTCAAAGCCGACGCCGCTGAAGAAAGAATCCGCGATGCGTCCGGCACCACAATCCACGCCGCCGGGTCCACAACCATCGCAACCGCAACCCTACCTGGGCACCATCGGGCAGCACGCCCTCGATTCGTCGCCGCAATCGGGCCCGCCGCGTGAAACGGCTGCAATGCCGCGAGCGTCCGCGTTTGACGTGCCGGCACCCAGGCCGCAACCGCGCTCTGAAACACCACGCGCCGAATCGCCGCGCCCCCAATCGACGCCTCCCGCGTCTGGCGGAGCGGCCGGGGATGCCCTGCGGCCGGCACCGCGGTACGAAGGCACGATTTCATTTGACCAATACCCGCCCAGCCAGCCTTCTGCACCTGCCCAACCGACCGGCTCGCCCACTCGCGCCGCCACTGCGGACACGACGCAAGCAACGACGACACAGCCCCGTTCGCTGGGGCGACCTAGTCAGGCTTCAGATTCAACTCCGCAACGAAATGACGACGTAAAGGCATCAACCGGTCCGGCACGCCCCACTCAGCCGCTGACGAGCTCCGCTGCCCCGCTGGCCCTACCCGGCGGTGGCGGTCACAAAAAGATTGCCCTTCCCGCATCGCTCGATACCTCCGATCAAATCCCGCGGCTGCGTTATGTTTGCAAGTTGCTCAAGCGGGCGCGGCGGCCGATGTGCGGCATCAATGGCGCGGTGACGCTGATTCCGTTCGAACTGTCACGCGTCGGCCCGCTGCAACTTTCGGCGATCGCCCAATCGGCCCGCAATGATGTCGAAACGATCCAGCAAACACTGGGCGTTCGATCTCCGGTCACCGCCGTGCTTGTCGGCCTGGAACAAGACAAGGGGTTCACCGAACTCGTTCGTCGGCTGCAGTCGGGATTGCTGTCGCGACGATTGGGAGGACGTTTTGACCTGCGCAGCCGTCCGACGCCGGATGAATTGAACACCCACAGCGACCGCTTGTGTGACGCCTTCGAAGACTGGGTCTACCGATTGTTCAGCCGCGAAGACGGGCTGGCCCAACAACGCGGCAACCGCAAGCTGTACGCGCTCACCTGCAAGATCCGGCACGAACTCAAACCGCGACTCCGCATCGTGCTCGGTCAAGCGTTCGGGTGCGAGTCGAGCGAGCAAGACCTCGACGGCGACAACGACGATTCATTCTTCTTCAGCGGCTGTTATTTCGCGGCCAGCGGGGCGCTCACCGGGCAACCCGCGTTCGTCCGGGGCGTATTCAAAGACAAATTGGTCGACGAACAATCCAAGGTCCAGTGGACGCCCGCATCGCGCCGCAAACAACACCTGCTGACCACCTTTACCATCCTCGGATGGATCATCGCACTCTTGCTGACCGCCCTGCTGGTCGTGCAGAACTTTGTCGTTGATTAA
- a CDS encoding Hcp family type VI secretion system effector, whose amino-acid sequence MAVDMFLDIEGEIKGESQDDKHKDEIDVLAWSWGMSQSGSFHVGGGGGAGKANFQDISVTKWIDAASPILMLYCANGDHFNKATLTVRKAGKKPLEYMIVEMKKVLVTSVSTGGSGGEDRLTENISLNFAEVEVKYKEQKADGSGGPVKGFKWNIPVNKGSSS is encoded by the coding sequence ATGGCTGTTGATATGTTTTTGGACATTGAAGGTGAGATCAAAGGAGAATCTCAAGACGATAAACACAAGGACGAGATTGATGTTCTCGCCTGGAGCTGGGGGATGTCCCAATCCGGTTCGTTCCACGTCGGTGGTGGCGGCGGTGCCGGCAAAGCAAACTTCCAGGATATCAGTGTCACAAAGTGGATCGACGCCGCGTCTCCCATCTTGATGCTCTACTGTGCAAACGGAGATCACTTCAACAAAGCCACGCTGACCGTTCGCAAGGCCGGTAAAAAGCCGTTGGAGTACATGATCGTTGAAATGAAAAAGGTGCTCGTCACCTCCGTCAGCACCGGCGGTTCGGGCGGCGAAGACCGACTGACCGAAAACATTTCGCTGAACTTTGCCGAAGTCGAAGTGAAGTACAAAGAGCAGAAAGCCGATGGCTCCGGAGGACCGGTCAAAGGGTTCAAGTGGAACATCCCGGTCAACAAAGGCAGCTCCAGCTGA
- the tssA gene encoding type VI secretion system protein TssA, producing MDLSDHETLLAPISDDEPCGPDLEYDAEFGEMERAAQSSEEQQFGDTIVEAEPPDWKDVKKRAEALLSRTKDMRVVAYLARATLNQDGVVGFSQAVHLLRSYLETFWDTVHPELDHEDNDDPTYRMNTLITFCDEQGILKELRDAPLVASRTVGRFSLRDVEHAREAAENPPEDGDAGEESGAKGPTLAVIEAAFSDTDIETIQATEEALRSAAEHIDAIEKFVTLQVGVNFAVSLAPPRLLLEEMDKFVVSQLERRGVYADQAEAESEDESGWGDSSWDDSSGGDAAPQGDAAAASAPAAAQGYRVNGKITSRKEAIKALDDVCDFYEENEPSSPLPLLIRRAQRLASKSFLEILRDLAPDAVSQAEALGGSSSESSDSSYTSSDSSDAAADDSSTW from the coding sequence ATGGATCTATCGGATCACGAAACACTGCTGGCGCCGATTTCCGATGACGAACCCTGCGGTCCGGACTTGGAGTACGATGCGGAGTTTGGCGAGATGGAGCGGGCTGCGCAGAGCAGCGAAGAGCAGCAGTTCGGTGACACCATCGTCGAGGCGGAACCGCCGGATTGGAAAGATGTCAAAAAGCGCGCCGAAGCGCTGCTGTCACGCACCAAAGATATGCGTGTGGTCGCCTACCTGGCGCGGGCCACGCTGAATCAAGATGGCGTGGTCGGTTTTTCACAGGCAGTGCATTTGCTGCGAAGTTATCTGGAAACGTTTTGGGACACGGTTCATCCCGAGCTGGACCACGAAGACAACGACGATCCGACCTATCGCATGAACACGTTGATCACGTTCTGCGATGAACAGGGGATCTTGAAGGAGTTGCGTGACGCGCCGTTGGTCGCCTCACGCACCGTGGGACGTTTTTCACTGCGCGACGTCGAACACGCCCGCGAAGCCGCCGAAAACCCGCCCGAGGATGGCGACGCCGGCGAGGAGTCGGGAGCCAAGGGGCCGACGCTGGCCGTGATCGAGGCTGCGTTCAGCGACACCGACATCGAAACGATCCAGGCGACCGAGGAGGCACTCCGATCGGCGGCCGAGCATATCGACGCGATCGAGAAATTTGTCACGCTGCAGGTCGGTGTCAACTTCGCCGTCAGTCTTGCTCCGCCACGGTTGTTGCTTGAAGAGATGGACAAGTTCGTCGTCTCGCAGCTCGAACGGCGTGGCGTTTACGCCGACCAAGCGGAAGCCGAAAGCGAAGACGAATCGGGTTGGGGCGACTCCAGCTGGGATGACAGTTCCGGCGGCGACGCCGCCCCGCAGGGTGATGCCGCGGCAGCGTCTGCCCCCGCGGCGGCACAGGGCTATCGCGTCAACGGCAAGATCACGTCACGCAAAGAAGCGATCAAGGCGTTGGATGATGTTTGCGATTTCTACGAGGAGAACGAGCCGTCCAGCCCGCTGCCCCTGCTGATCCGCCGTGCCCAACGACTCGCCTCGAAAAGCTTCCTGGAGATTCTTCGTGATTTGGCACCCGATGCGGTGTCACAAGCCGAGGCGTTAGGTGGAAGCAGCTCGGAGAGTTCCGATTCCTCTTATACCAGCAGCGATTCCAGCGACGCTGCTGCCGACGATTCATCAACCTGGTGA
- the tssE gene encoding type VI secretion system baseplate subunit TssE: MADLSSQERLFPSLLDRLTDDQAGTKNESREQRVFSIHKLRAAVLRDLAWLMNTCHLAANQDLSDYPEVEKSVLNYGIPDLTGKTVSGLQIFEVQRALRQAILDFEPRILAETLEVRGEKDPDSPLSNSLQFEIEGELWSRPFPERLYLRSELDLETGTVNIHEA, from the coding sequence ATGGCAGACCTCAGTTCACAAGAACGGCTGTTTCCATCGTTGCTGGATCGTCTGACCGATGATCAAGCGGGAACAAAGAACGAATCACGCGAGCAACGTGTCTTTTCCATTCACAAGTTGCGCGCCGCCGTGTTGCGTGACCTGGCCTGGTTGATGAATACGTGCCACTTGGCCGCCAACCAAGATCTGAGCGACTATCCGGAAGTCGAAAAATCGGTTCTCAATTACGGCATCCCCGATTTGACCGGGAAAACGGTTTCGGGGTTGCAGATCTTTGAAGTTCAACGTGCTCTTCGCCAGGCCATTCTGGATTTTGAACCACGGATTCTGGCCGAGACGCTTGAGGTTCGCGGGGAGAAGGACCCGGATTCCCCGCTTTCCAATTCGTTGCAGTTCGAAATCGAAGGCGAACTCTGGTCCCGACCATTCCCCGAACGACTGTACCTACGTTCGGAACTGGATCTGGAAACGGGCACCGTCAACATTCACGAAGCATAA
- the tssB gene encoding type VI secretion system contractile sheath small subunit, with protein sequence MAKASAQKFIARNRAPRVQIEYDVEVYGAEKKVQLPFVMGVLADLSGKPEEPLAPVADRKALEIDVDNFDERMKSMKPRVAFQVPNTLTGEGNMAVDLTFESMDDFSPAAIARKVDSLSKLLQAREQLSNLLTYMDGKDGAEALLAKALKDPALLQSLSAAPKADGGDAETPANEE encoded by the coding sequence ATGGCTAAAGCTAGCGCTCAGAAATTTATCGCGAGGAATCGAGCTCCTCGCGTGCAAATCGAATACGACGTGGAAGTCTACGGTGCCGAAAAGAAGGTTCAGCTTCCCTTCGTGATGGGCGTGCTGGCCGACCTTTCGGGGAAGCCCGAAGAGCCGCTCGCTCCGGTGGCCGATCGCAAGGCGCTCGAGATCGATGTGGACAACTTCGACGAGCGAATGAAGTCGATGAAACCGCGCGTCGCTTTCCAGGTGCCCAACACGTTGACCGGCGAAGGCAACATGGCGGTCGACCTGACGTTCGAAAGCATGGACGACTTTTCCCCCGCCGCGATCGCTCGCAAGGTTGACTCGCTGAGCAAATTGCTGCAGGCCCGCGAGCAACTCTCCAACCTGCTGACCTACATGGACGGCAAGGACGGGGCCGAAGCCCTGCTCGCCAAAGCGCTCAAAGATCCCGCACTGCTGCAATCGCTTTCGGCCGCCCCGAAAGCAGACGGCGGCGACGCTGAAACACCCGCAAACGAGGAGTAA